In Thauera sp. JM12B12, one DNA window encodes the following:
- the cobS gene encoding cobaltochelatase subunit CobS, producing MTESVSSRPDRMVSVREVFGIDSDLKVPAFAERDDHVPDVDDAYRFNPDVTLAILAGFSRNRRVMVQGLHGTGKSTHIEQVAARLNWPCVRVNLDGHISRLDLVGKDAIVVRDGLQVTEFQEGIVPWALQRPVALIFDEYDAGRPDVMFVIQRILERDGKFTLLDQNRVIHPHPWFRLFATANTVGLGNLSGLYHGTQVLNHAQMDRWNIVATLNYLPRDEEVAIVLARVPGKNYDKGRKLIASMVAVADLTRKGFAAGDISTLMSPRTVITWAENCEIFRNPALAFRLSFLNKCDEVERPIVAEYYQRCFGEELDESWMRTSEAQ from the coding sequence GCGAAGTGTTCGGGATCGACAGCGATCTCAAGGTGCCGGCCTTCGCCGAGCGCGACGACCACGTGCCGGACGTCGATGATGCCTACCGCTTCAACCCGGACGTCACCCTGGCCATCCTCGCCGGCTTCAGCCGCAACCGCCGGGTGATGGTGCAGGGCCTGCACGGCACCGGCAAATCCACCCACATCGAACAGGTTGCCGCGCGTCTGAACTGGCCATGCGTGCGGGTGAACCTGGACGGCCACATCAGCCGCCTCGACCTCGTCGGCAAGGACGCCATCGTCGTGCGCGACGGCCTGCAGGTGACGGAATTCCAGGAAGGCATCGTGCCCTGGGCGCTGCAGCGCCCGGTCGCGCTGATCTTCGACGAGTACGACGCCGGCCGCCCCGACGTGATGTTCGTGATCCAGCGCATCCTCGAGCGCGACGGCAAGTTCACCCTGCTCGACCAGAACCGCGTGATCCACCCCCACCCCTGGTTCCGCCTGTTCGCCACCGCCAACACCGTCGGCCTGGGCAACCTGTCCGGCCTGTACCACGGCACCCAGGTGCTGAACCACGCCCAGATGGACCGCTGGAACATCGTCGCCACGCTCAACTACCTGCCGCGCGACGAGGAAGTCGCGATCGTGCTCGCGCGCGTGCCGGGCAAGAACTACGACAAGGGCCGCAAGCTGATCGCCTCGATGGTGGCGGTCGCCGACCTCACCCGCAAGGGCTTCGCCGCCGGCGACATCTCCACCCTGATGTCGCCGCGCACGGTCATCACCTGGGCCGAGAACTGCGAGATCTTCCGCAACCCGGCGCTCGCCTTCCGCCTGTCCTTCCTCAACAAGTGCGACGAGGTCGAGCGCCCGATCGTCGCCGAGTACTACCAGCGCTGCTTCGGCGAGGAACTGGACGAATCCTGGATGCGCACGTCGGAAGCGCAATGA